In Lytechinus variegatus isolate NC3 chromosome 18, Lvar_3.0, whole genome shotgun sequence, a single genomic region encodes these proteins:
- the LOC121431655 gene encoding carbohydrate sulfotransferase 14-like isoform X1, whose protein sequence is MKIRVKRFLPPLFYGVVGYIVINSIITFLQDLRGSRHVSYDQYRRLLEEKRMDLPDMRFDKTTEVNDKFLEEDWWKLMETVQAERKFRLRKVCQSLYNRSVQDPAYLASHKNQLRSLIVNEKFHFIYSIVYKVGSTNWERVIVQDLEGYLNVPNQKLYSHKALQWMPKYREEQVKVLLENYTKFLFVRNPLSRILSGYRDKFVDHKNSVFTSLARRIIKQHRTGSAAESSSQNVTFTEFISYLVESAENRGNPHWKPIYTQNLPCEIDYDLIGQLEDASDDIPYVLKRIGIWNVTDYGKGPPRKNTDEELMKRYYSEVPTKLLKELYNIYEPDFHMFGYAMPLFV, encoded by the exons ATGAAGATCAGAGTGAAAAGATTCTTGCCTCCTCTATTTTACGGGGTTGTCGGCTACATCGTGATCAACAGTATCATCACATTTTTACAAG ACCTGCGAGGTAGCAGACATGTTAGCTATGATCAATACAGGAGACTGCTTGAGGAAAAAAGAATGGACTTACCGGACATGAGATTTGATAAGACAACAGAAGTGAATGACAAATTTTTGGAG GAGGACTGGTGGAAGCTGATGGAAACAGTTCAAGCAGAACGAAAATTCAGATTAAGGAAAGTCTGTCAGTCCCTTTACAATCGGTCGGTGCAAGATCCTGCGTACCTTGCCTCACACAAAAACCAACTCCGCTCCCTAATTGTGAATGAGAAGTTCCACTTCATCTACAGTATTGTGTACAAGGTGGGCTCTACCAATTGGGAACGGGTGATAGTGCAAGACTTGGAGGGATACTTGAACGTGCCAAATCAGAAGCTTTACTCGCACAAAGCACTCCAGTGGATGCCCAAGTACAGGGAAGAGCAGGTTAAAGTGCTCTTGGAGAACTACACTAAATTTCTCTTTGTGCGGAATCCGCTCTCTAGAATACTCTCGGGCTATCGGGATAAATTTGTGGATCACAAAAATTCAGTATTTACCAGTCTAGCACGACGCATCATCAAGCAGCACAGGACCGGCTCGGCCGCTGAGAGCTCAAGCCAGAATGTGACGTTTACGGAGTTCATCTCCTACCTCGTCGAATCGGCTGAAAACCGAGGGAATCCGCACTGGAAACCGATTTACACGCAGAATTTGCCGTGCGAGATTGACTATGACCTCATTGGGCAATTGGAAGATGCAAGCGATGATATTCCCTACGTGCTTAAGAGGATTGGCATCTGGAATGTAACTGATTATGGGAAAGGCCCGCCACGGAAGAATACTGACGAGGAATTGATGAAGAGGTATTATTCTGAGGTGCCAACAAAGTTGTTGAAAGAGCTTTACAATATTTATGAACCGGATTTCCATATGTTTGGATATGCTATGCCACTCTTTGTATAG
- the LOC121431655 gene encoding carbohydrate sulfotransferase 14-like isoform X2 yields the protein MKIRVKRFLPPLFYGVVGYIVINSIITFLQDLRGSRHVSYDQYRRLLEEKRMDLPDMRFDKTTEVNDKFLEDWWKLMETVQAERKFRLRKVCQSLYNRSVQDPAYLASHKNQLRSLIVNEKFHFIYSIVYKVGSTNWERVIVQDLEGYLNVPNQKLYSHKALQWMPKYREEQVKVLLENYTKFLFVRNPLSRILSGYRDKFVDHKNSVFTSLARRIIKQHRTGSAAESSSQNVTFTEFISYLVESAENRGNPHWKPIYTQNLPCEIDYDLIGQLEDASDDIPYVLKRIGIWNVTDYGKGPPRKNTDEELMKRYYSEVPTKLLKELYNIYEPDFHMFGYAMPLFV from the exons ATGAAGATCAGAGTGAAAAGATTCTTGCCTCCTCTATTTTACGGGGTTGTCGGCTACATCGTGATCAACAGTATCATCACATTTTTACAAG ACCTGCGAGGTAGCAGACATGTTAGCTATGATCAATACAGGAGACTGCTTGAGGAAAAAAGAATGGACTTACCGGACATGAGATTTGATAAGACAACAGAAGTGAATGACAAATTTTTGGAG GACTGGTGGAAGCTGATGGAAACAGTTCAAGCAGAACGAAAATTCAGATTAAGGAAAGTCTGTCAGTCCCTTTACAATCGGTCGGTGCAAGATCCTGCGTACCTTGCCTCACACAAAAACCAACTCCGCTCCCTAATTGTGAATGAGAAGTTCCACTTCATCTACAGTATTGTGTACAAGGTGGGCTCTACCAATTGGGAACGGGTGATAGTGCAAGACTTGGAGGGATACTTGAACGTGCCAAATCAGAAGCTTTACTCGCACAAAGCACTCCAGTGGATGCCCAAGTACAGGGAAGAGCAGGTTAAAGTGCTCTTGGAGAACTACACTAAATTTCTCTTTGTGCGGAATCCGCTCTCTAGAATACTCTCGGGCTATCGGGATAAATTTGTGGATCACAAAAATTCAGTATTTACCAGTCTAGCACGACGCATCATCAAGCAGCACAGGACCGGCTCGGCCGCTGAGAGCTCAAGCCAGAATGTGACGTTTACGGAGTTCATCTCCTACCTCGTCGAATCGGCTGAAAACCGAGGGAATCCGCACTGGAAACCGATTTACACGCAGAATTTGCCGTGCGAGATTGACTATGACCTCATTGGGCAATTGGAAGATGCAAGCGATGATATTCCCTACGTGCTTAAGAGGATTGGCATCTGGAATGTAACTGATTATGGGAAAGGCCCGCCACGGAAGAATACTGACGAGGAATTGATGAAGAGGTATTATTCTGAGGTGCCAACAAAGTTGTTGAAAGAGCTTTACAATATTTATGAACCGGATTTCCATATGTTTGGATATGCTATGCCACTCTTTGTATAG
- the LOC121432206 gene encoding uncharacterized protein K02A2.6-like, with protein MLNRQEYLLVTDYYSKYPIIAKLSDTSSAAIARQMTGIFSLFGPPEEIVSDNGPQFVGKPFQDMCKKWNIKHITSSPHYPRSNGLAERMVRTIKNLLTKCSQTSQDSQLAMMHLRATPVDNNLRSPAEMLFGRPIRTTLPSHYLSRDSAATEFLLNRQDKMKEVHDRHASSDLPPLHVGQPVRVLHPRDNTWIPAKVSKVCEEPRSYEVSTPNGGILRRNRSHLREIPSTNPTPKRVRFDEENHSTETQPEEDNVQRTPMSNSNQSQQTYSQTTRSGRTIRKPERFMFED; from the coding sequence ATGCTCAATAGACAAGAGTATCTACTCGTTACTGATTACTATTCCAAGTatccgatcattgctaagctatCCGATACATCCAGTGCAGCTATAGCAAGACAGATGACGGGAATCTTCAGTCTGTTCGGTCCACCAGAAGAGATTGTGTCCGACAACGGTCCACAATTTGTCGGGAAACCATTCCAAGACATGTGCAAGAAGTGGAATATCAAGCACATCACTTCTTCACCGCACTATCCAAGATCCAACGGATTAGCTGAGAGAATGGTTCGTACAATCAAGAATCTGTTGACGAAGTGTTCTCAAACTAGCCAAGACAGTCAACTAGCCATGATGCACCTGAGAGCAACACCAGTTGACAATAACTTGAGATCACCAGCAgagatgttgtttggaagacccATCCGAACCACATTGCCAAGTCACTATCTTTCGAGAGATTCTGCTGCTACCGAGTTTCTCTTGAATAGGCAAGACAAGATGAAGGAAGTGCATGATCGACATGCAAGTTCTGATCTGCCACCACTGCATGTAGGACAGCCAGTGAGAGTTCTGCATCCAAGAGACAACACTTGGATACCAGCCAAAGTATCCAAAGTCTGTGAAGAACCTCGATCATACGAAGTTTCAACGCCGAATGGAGGAATATTGAGGAGAAATAGATCTCACTTGAGGGAAATTCCATCCACCAACCCAACTCCGAAGCGTGTGAGGTTCGACGAAGAAAACCATTCCACAGAAACTCAACCAGAGGAAGACAACGTCCAACGAACACCAATGTCTAACTCTAATCAATCTCAACAGACATACTCACAAACCACGAGGTCTGGACGCACTATTCGCAAACCAGAGAGATTCATGTTTGAAGATTGA